Proteins from a genomic interval of Panthera tigris isolate Pti1 chromosome A2, P.tigris_Pti1_mat1.1, whole genome shotgun sequence:
- the ATP6V1FNB gene encoding protein ATP6V1FNB, whose amino-acid sequence MANRTLALCEVRPGCRVTVRGSHLLSEGLCLLCSPLSCSHPATSPALATMSRQLNMDTLRQNFWKEEYLREKMFRCEWHRKYGSTVKAKQKAKAAARLPLALPTLHPKAPPSPPPAPKAVPSTTPGPPLETPIQSEMYPVLPATRALLYEGISHDFQGRYRYLNTRKLDVPEMRYLFPITTNFIYGWQLGPPVKQELVSCKMCRIESFFRKNGAFALLDPRDLAL is encoded by the exons ATGGCAAATAGAACCCTGGCCCTATGTGAGGTGAGGCCTGGTTGCCGGGTGACTGTCCGTGGCAGCCACCTGCTGTCCGAAGGACTCTGCCTCCTGTGTTCACCCCTCAGCTGCAGCCACCCTGCTACCTCTCCTGCCCTTGCTACCATGTCGCGGCAACTCAACATGGATACGCTGCGGCAGAACTTCTGGAAGGAGGAATATCTGAGGGAGAAGATGTTTCGCTGTGAATGGCACCGCAAGTACGGGTCGACGGTGAAGGCCAAGCAGAAGGCTAAGGCTGCAGCCCGCCTACCCCTCGCGCTGCCCACCCTGCACCCCAaagcccctccctcacccccacctgcccccaaagCGGTGCCTTCCACGACCCCCGGCCCTCCCCTGGAGACGCCCATTCAGTCCGAAATGTATCCGGTACTGCCTGCCACCCGGGCCCTGCTGTACGAAGGCATCTCCCACGACTTCCAGGGGCGCTACCGCTACCTCAACACCCGAAAACTGGACGTGCCAGAGATGCGCTACCTCTTCCCCATCACCACCAACTTCATATACGGCTGGCAGCTGG GCCCCCCGGTGAAACAAGAACTGGTCTCCTGTAAGATGTGCCGCATCGAATCATTCTTCCGAAAGAATGGGGCCTTCGCACTGCTTGACCCCCGGGACCTGGCTCTCTGA
- the ATP6V1F gene encoding V-type proton ATPase subunit F — protein sequence MAGRGKLIAVIGDEDTVTGFLLGGIGELNKNRHPNFLVVEKDTTINEIEDTFRQFLNRDDIGIILINQYIAEMVRHALDAHQRSIPAVLEIPSKEHPYDAAKDSILRRARGMFTAEDLR from the exons ATGGCGGGTAGGGGGAAGCTAATTGCGGTGATCGGAGACGAGGACACAGTTACTGGCTTCCTCCTGGGCGGCATAGGGGAGCTTAACAAGAACCGCCACCCTAATTTCCTGGTGGTGGAGAAGGATACAACCATCAATGAGATCGAAGACACTTTCCG GCAGTTTCTAAACCGGGATGACATCGGCATAATCCTCATCAACCAGTACATCGCAGAGATGGTGCGGCACGCGCTCGACGCCCACCAGCGCTCCATCCCAGCCGTCCTGGAGATCCCGTCCAAGGAGCACCCCTATGATGCCGCCAAGGACTCCATCCTGCGCCGGGCCCGGGGAATGTTCACAGCCGAAGACCTGCGCTAG